From Caretta caretta isolate rCarCar2 chromosome 3, rCarCar1.hap1, whole genome shotgun sequence, a single genomic window includes:
- the LOC142071481 gene encoding uncharacterized protein LOC142071481, whose protein sequence is MTAEQMGKRGHDWDILQCRVKVKELWNTYHKVREANRHSGAVPTSCQFYKELDALFGGYPTSTAKAPVDTSLARVPVESGPSQEEEILDEEGDGDPEAGDDSEARDACSQELFATLEEPSQSQQSDLGEAQAGEEAPEMILGAQPSSLLSAAERLCRIRKWPRRTKGDFLHEVMMHSAAEKQELKEWRDSKKRDRKENAARQKGAMEWLLNVMEHQVDMLQVMLALQSEQLLARPPLQPPYQNSFPCTPTTNNILLSTFWLHSLPAAFHSSLITVQHCGLPLPTALNTHPSAVWPC, encoded by the exons ATGACTGCAGAGCAAATGGGAA aaaggggccatgactgggacataTTGCAGTGCAGGGTAAAAGTAAAGGAGCTGTGGAACACCTACCATAAggtgcgggaggcaaaccgccactccggtgctgtgcctacaagctgccagttctacaaagagctggacgcactATTCGGTGGctaccccacctccactgcgaaggcccctgtggatacttcgttggctcgtgtgccagtcgagagtgggccaagccaggaggaggaaatcttggacgaagaGGGAgatggggacccagaggcaggggatgactcggaggccagagatgcatgcagccaggaactCTTTGCTACcctggaggagcctagccagtcacagcagtcagATCTTGGCGAAGCGCaagcaggagaggaggcccctg agatgatcttgggagcccagccttccTCTTTGTTATCAGCGGCAGaacggctgtgcagaattagaaagtggccaagaagaactaaggggGATTTTCTccatgaggttatgatgcactccgccgccgagaaacaggaattgaaggagtggagggacagcaagaagagggaccgaaaggagaacgcgGCACGCCAGAAAGGAGCCATGGAGTggctcttaaatgttatggagcaccaagtggaCATGCTCCAGGTGATGCTAGCTCTTCAATCCGAGCAGCTCCTTGCCcgtcctcccctgcagccgccgtatcaaaactctttcccatgcacccccaCCACCAACAACATACTGTTATCAACCTtctggctccactctctacctgcagcattccactcctccctcatcacagtccagcactgtggactcccactacccactgcactcaacacccatccctctgcagtttggccctgctga